Genomic DNA from Aminobacterium mobile DSM 12262:
TGTAGCCTCTCTTCGAAAAAACTTCGGCGACGGTGTGGTTGTAGATGTGCGGGAACATCGGGCAGGGAAAGATCAGGCCCTCTCTTTTTCGCAGTTATGGCTTGCCATTGATCGTGATAAGTTCCTTGATCTTGTTGAAACTCTTTTTACATTCGACTTCCTGCATTTCCATATCATCTCTGGCAACGATGATGGTGATGTCATCACTTTGAACTATCATTTCACTCTTTTCCGCAGTGCGGGCCGTGGAAAACGCCTCGGCGTAACAGTGAGCGTGTCTGTTCCTAAAAATGATCTCACCATGCCATCTTTATACAACCAAATTCCTGGAGTGGAATATAGCGAGCGGGAGATGCGAGAAATGCTCGGCGTTGATTTCGACGGTCTTCAGAATAAGGCCTTGATCTTTTTACCTGAAGATTGGGATGAATCTATTAAACCGTGGCGTCGAGATGAAACGGGACCACAGCCTGAAGATATTCGTGAGCTCTCGTAGGAGGATAAATCATGGCGAAGGAGAAAGTCCATACATATAAAGTACCTATCGGACCAGTGCATGTGGGATTAAAAGAACCGATCACGGCCTGGCTTGATCTTGATGGAGAAAAAATTATAGACGCCCGGGTTCGGCCGGGGGCCATTCATCGTGGCATTGAATATATGGCAAGAGACCGAAACCCCATTCAGGTAATATATCTCGCTGAGAGGATTTGTGGCATCTGTTCTTTCAGCCATATAACGGCTTTTCTTAGAGCGGTGGAAGACGCGGCGAACATACAAGTTCCTCCAAGAGCTCAATATATTCGCTCTCTTGTTCTTGAACTTGAAAGAATCCACTCCCACACATTATGGGCTGGAGTGGCCTGTTATTCCATAGGTTTCGACTCGGCCTTCCATTTAGGAATGCTTTTGAGAGAGAAGGTCATGGATGTTTTAGAGTGTTACACCGGAAATAGAGTGAACTATGGGGTAGGGACGGTAGGGGGGGTACGTTGGGACATAACGCCCGACGTGGTAAAAGTAATAAAGGAGATGGTGGCATACTACCGCAATGAACTTGGGGCTTTTTACGATGTAGTAACAGAAGACCCTGTGGCTAAGGCACGTATGAGACATGTGGGGGTTCTTACATACGAAGAAGCTATGCGCTACTGTGCGCTAGGCCCTACCGCTCGAGCCAGTGGTGTCAGATGTGACCTTCGTTGGTCTGCCCCCTACGAAGCATACGCAGATCTAGATGTGGTGCCTATCGTTCCTCAAGATTATTTTGGAGAAGTTCATGGAGATGTTTTTGATCGTTTCCTTGTTCGAGTGCTGGAGCTCTACCAATCTTTGGACATTATAGAAAAAATTATTGACGGACTCCCTGAGGGAGATATTGTTTTTGAGAAGAACTTAGTAAAAGTCCTCAATATTTTGAAAGCGGCGGATGGTATTGGCTGGAGTTGCATCGAAGCTCCTCGTGGTGATGATACCCACGTTATCCGCCTTAAAGGCGGAGATGAGCATGTTTTTTGGTGGAAAGTTCGAGCTCCTACCTACGCTAATGCCGTCTCATGGCCTCTCATGTTCCGAGGTAATGAATTAGCCGATGCTCCTCTCATTATCAATAGTGTCGATCCTTGTATTTCCTGCATGGAACGGACCCTTGTAACTGGTTGTAGTCATAAGGCGGGACAGGTCTACTCGAAAAATCAGCTTTTGGAAATGTGCAGAGATAAGACGAGGAGGCTGAGGATGGCATGATTATCAACTTTGTTATGAAGCTTGTAGCAGGCATGGCTCTCATGTTGCTCGTTTCGGTGGTAGCCATTTTATTTGATGGAGCAGACCGAGTGATTCATGCTCGTATGCAACGTCGCTGGGGGCCGCCCCTCTTTCAGCCTTTTTACGATATTTTGAAGTTGCTGGGAAAAGAGAACATCGTTCCACGCAGAGCGGTGAAGTGGGCTTTTAACGGCGCACCGTGGTTTGCCGTGGCTACTATGTTACTGATATTTCTTTACATTCCTATAGGTTCGCTGCCTCCTATCCTGGGAACAGAAGGGGATATGATCCTCGTTATCTATCTTCTCAGTCTTTCGGGAGTTGCCATGGCCGTAGGCGGCTTCGCCAGTGGAAACCCTATAGCTAACGTAGGGGCTCAACGCGAAATGATCCTCATGATGAGCTACGAGCTTCCCTTGGCAGTAGTGGCGACAACCATGGCATGGGTTGCGTATAAACATGGGGTCCCTGGTCAGCCATTTAGCTTGGAAACGTTTATAGGAGTGCCCATGTGGGGAATTGTAGGGAAGATGGGCTTGCTGGGCCTCCTCTGTCTGCTTGTTGCCTTGACACTGGTTGTGCCTGGCGAAACAGGCAAGGGTTTCATGGACATTCCGGAAGCGAAAACTGAAATATTGGAAGGGCTTATTATTGAATATTCCGGAACGAATTTGGCATTGCTCAAAATAACCTTTGCTTTAAGAGCATTGGCATTGTCGGCTATTATTGTATCTCTGTTCTTGCCATGGTCTGTGGGGCGTCTTGTGAATCTCTCTGGTCCCACCCTTTTCATTGTGGATTTCCTGTGTTTCTGGGTAAAGGTTTTCGTTGTCCAGGTTTTGGGAGTCACCTTTATTCGCACAGCTTTCGGGCGGCTCAAAATATGGCAGGCTTCACGATTTTATTGGATAAATGTAGCGGGGTTGTCTTTGGCAGGAATGGTTCTTGTGTCCATTGACGTGATGCTTTAGGGGAGGGAGCCATTTTATGTTGAACAGAATGTCTTTACAACTTTTGCGGCAATGGGTCGATCGTATTTTTACGAACCCCTTCCCCCTCTCGTCTATGCCAGATTCTCTTTCAGAAACTATGAAAGAAGTAGAGACGGGGAAGGTCTCCATCCATCCACCAATAGAGCCGAAAGGGTATTTTAGAGGTCGGCTGGACTACGATAAAGCTCGTTGTATCGGGTGCAGGCTTTGTGTGCGAGTATGCCCGGCAAATGCCACCGAGTTTTTACCAGACGAGAAAAAAATACAGATACATACTGACCGTTGTTGTTTTTGCGCTCAATGTACGGAAATTTGTCCGGTAAAATGTCTGTCTATGTCGAGGGAGTTCTTAATCTCTTCATACGATCGAAAAGAACAAATAGTAGTGGATTCCGGCTCGCCTCAGAAGGAAGAGAAGGTTGAGGCTGAAAAAAGGCAGGCAGATCAGCGGGAAGAAGCGAAGCAATCGAAGCAGCAGGAACAGCCAGAACAGCCAGAAGAACCATCTCAATCGAAGCAGCCAGAATTGCCAGAATCAGCCCGGCAGGAACAGTCTATGCCGCCAAAACAATTGGAGCAATCAGGGCAAGGCCAGCCGGAACGGCCTGAAGAATTACTGGAAGAAGATCCACCTACACCTTCTGCGAAGGAAGAACTTTCTCCGAAGGGCAAAAAACAGGATATTCGGTCTGGGGCTTCTTTTGAAAATAAGGACAGTAAGAAGAAAAGAAAAAGAAAGAATAACAATCATAATAGCAACAATAATAAATAAACAGGAAGGGACTCTGCTTAAAGTGCATCTCCACCAAACGCTGGATTTCCCCCCAGCTTTTAGGATGCTGTACAGCTTTGCAAAAGAGAGTCCCTTTCTTTATGGTCTATATTCTATTCTACGAGATCGTAGTGAGCGAGGCGTCGCTGGACCTCGTCTTTCCCAAGATGCCGGGCTACCTCGAAAATGCCGGGGCTCACCTTTACGCCAGTGAGAACCCATCGTAAGGGCATAGCCAAAATCTTCATCTTTACGTTTTTCTCTTCAGACCATTTCCTGGCAAATTCTTCCATAGCTTCATCTGTCCATGGTTCTAAGGTAAGAAGATCGCTATAAAAAACTTTAAGAAGTGCCTTATGCTCTTCCGTAAGATCGCTTCCATCATAACGAGCTTTTACAGGCTCGAAGGAAACAAAATAATCGGAATACTCCGCAAGCTCTTTTGTGGTGCGGCCCCGTCCCCCCATAAGTTCCAGGGCTTCAGCGAGGTATTTCTTGTCATGGCTATCCACTGGCAATCCAGCCTCTCGCCAGAAAGGTTCCACCATTTCGAGGCGTACCATGGGATCCAGCTCTTTAAGATGTTCCTGATTAATAAAGTTCAGCTTATCCATATCAAAAACAGCGGCCCGTTTGTTCACTCGTGAGAGATCAAAGGCGTCTATAGCTTCTTGTCGAGAGAAAACCTCTTTATCGTCGCCTACAGACCACCCGAGAAGAGCAAGAAAATTGAAGACGGAGTTAGGCATATATCCCATGTCTCTGTACTCATAAACACTTGTGGCGCCATGGCGTTTAGAGAGTTTTTTCTTGTCTTTTCCCAAAATCATAGGGAGGTGTGCAAACTGAGGTTCTTCCCATCCAAGAGCCTTATAGATAAGAAGCTGCTTGGGAGTGTTAGAGATATGATCTTCTCCGCGAATGACATAATTAATGCCCATAGTATAGTCGTCAACAACAACAGCGTAGTTATAGGTGGGCATGCCGTCACTTTTTATCATGACAATATCTTTTAGAGTTTCACTTCTCACTTCAATATGACCATATACAATATCGTTAAATGTGAGAGTTAAACCCTCTGGGACTTTATAGATAACAGCCGGGCCATCAGTGTATGCTTTCCCTTCATCGAGAAGTTGCTGGGCATATTTATTGTATATTTCAAGGCGTTCCGATTGCCGATAAGGTCCACAGGGCCCTCCAATATCTGGGCCTTCGTCCCAATCGAGGCCGAGCCATTTCATTCCAGCCATAATAGTATCTTCATACTCTTTCGTGGAACGTTCTCGGTCAGTATCTTCGATACGGAGAATGAATTTTCCTCCTGTATGTCTGGCCCAGAGCCAGTTAAACAATGCCGTATGTCCCCCTCCTATATGGAGTGCTCCAGTAGGGCTGGGGGCAAAACGGACACGAACCTCTTTATCCATTTTCAGGATTCCTCCTTGTGTCTAATGTCCATTAACGCAGCTATTATACATGTTCTGGAATGAAATAGGGGAGAGAAGCATGCCATAAGGTTGGTATCTTTCTTTAGTAGTGTCGCTACGTGTCGCCGAAGACGCCTAATGCCGCCGACGATGTCTCCATGAGGTCGGCATCTCTCTTTAGCAGTCTTGCTTCATCTCTATAAAGCTCCTTCTAATTTCCATGAAAGTTATTTGGATTATAAGGTATTATAACTATAAGAAAGTACGATTACAGATGATTATTCGAAAGAAATATTTATGTAGGGGGCTTTCGTACGATGAAACCGATTTATGTGTTGGGGCATCAAAACCCCGATACAGACTCTATCTGTTCCGCCATAGCGTATAGCTATTATAAAAATACACTCACTTCTCAAGAGAGCTGCTATGAACCAGTGAGGCTTGGACCTATTAATAATGAAACCCGATTTGTTCTCAATCACTTTAACATGCCGGTCCCGGCTCTTTTAGAGAATGTTTATGCCCAGCTTTCTGATATAGCCTACGACACTCCTTTGAATATAAGAGAGAGCGCTCCGTTGT
This window encodes:
- a CDS encoding NADH-quinone oxidoreductase subunit C produces the protein MKIPHDYVQNSITTEEVVASLRKNFGDGVVVDVREHRAGKDQALSFSQLWLAIDRDKFLDLVETLFTFDFLHFHIISGNDDGDVITLNYHFTLFRSAGRGKRLGVTVSVSVPKNDLTMPSLYNQIPGVEYSEREMREMLGVDFDGLQNKALIFLPEDWDESIKPWRRDETGPQPEDIRELS
- a CDS encoding nickel-dependent hydrogenase large subunit, which codes for MAKEKVHTYKVPIGPVHVGLKEPITAWLDLDGEKIIDARVRPGAIHRGIEYMARDRNPIQVIYLAERICGICSFSHITAFLRAVEDAANIQVPPRAQYIRSLVLELERIHSHTLWAGVACYSIGFDSAFHLGMLLREKVMDVLECYTGNRVNYGVGTVGGVRWDITPDVVKVIKEMVAYYRNELGAFYDVVTEDPVAKARMRHVGVLTYEEAMRYCALGPTARASGVRCDLRWSAPYEAYADLDVVPIVPQDYFGEVHGDVFDRFLVRVLELYQSLDIIEKIIDGLPEGDIVFEKNLVKVLNILKAADGIGWSCIEAPRGDDTHVIRLKGGDEHVFWWKVRAPTYANAVSWPLMFRGNELADAPLIINSVDPCISCMERTLVTGCSHKAGQVYSKNQLLEMCRDKTRRLRMA
- a CDS encoding respiratory chain complex I subunit 1 family protein; the encoded protein is MIINFVMKLVAGMALMLLVSVVAILFDGADRVIHARMQRRWGPPLFQPFYDILKLLGKENIVPRRAVKWAFNGAPWFAVATMLLIFLYIPIGSLPPILGTEGDMILVIYLLSLSGVAMAVGGFASGNPIANVGAQREMILMMSYELPLAVVATTMAWVAYKHGVPGQPFSLETFIGVPMWGIVGKMGLLGLLCLLVALTLVVPGETGKGFMDIPEAKTEILEGLIIEYSGTNLALLKITFALRALALSAIIVSLFLPWSVGRLVNLSGPTLFIVDFLCFWVKVFVVQVLGVTFIRTAFGRLKIWQASRFYWINVAGLSLAGMVLVSIDVML
- a CDS encoding 4Fe-4S binding protein, whose protein sequence is MLNRMSLQLLRQWVDRIFTNPFPLSSMPDSLSETMKEVETGKVSIHPPIEPKGYFRGRLDYDKARCIGCRLCVRVCPANATEFLPDEKKIQIHTDRCCFCAQCTEICPVKCLSMSREFLISSYDRKEQIVVDSGSPQKEEKVEAEKRQADQREEAKQSKQQEQPEQPEEPSQSKQPELPESARQEQSMPPKQLEQSGQGQPERPEELLEEDPPTPSAKEELSPKGKKQDIRSGASFENKDSKKKRKRKNNNHNSNNNK
- the gltX gene encoding glutamate--tRNA ligase, coding for MDKEVRVRFAPSPTGALHIGGGHTALFNWLWARHTGGKFILRIEDTDRERSTKEYEDTIMAGMKWLGLDWDEGPDIGGPCGPYRQSERLEIYNKYAQQLLDEGKAYTDGPAVIYKVPEGLTLTFNDIVYGHIEVRSETLKDIVMIKSDGMPTYNYAVVVDDYTMGINYVIRGEDHISNTPKQLLIYKALGWEEPQFAHLPMILGKDKKKLSKRHGATSVYEYRDMGYMPNSVFNFLALLGWSVGDDKEVFSRQEAIDAFDLSRVNKRAAVFDMDKLNFINQEHLKELDPMVRLEMVEPFWREAGLPVDSHDKKYLAEALELMGGRGRTTKELAEYSDYFVSFEPVKARYDGSDLTEEHKALLKVFYSDLLTLEPWTDEAMEEFARKWSEEKNVKMKILAMPLRWVLTGVKVSPGIFEVARHLGKDEVQRRLAHYDLVE